From Paenibacillus thermoaerophilus:
CGCCGCTTCCTGGGCCGCCAGGAAGTTGCCCAGCGAATAGACGACCAGCGCCTGCCCCCCGTCTGGAGTAGGCAGCCACTCGGTTGGCTGGAGCACATGCGCGTGGTGCCCCAGCACGACATGCGCGCCCGAATCGACGGCGAGCTTGGCCAGCGACTTCTGCTCTTCATTCGGCATCGTCTGGTACTCGTTGCCGAAGTGCAGGCTGACGATCACCGCATCGGCCTTGCTCCGGGCAGCCCGGATGTCCGAGGAGATCCGGTCCCGGTCGATCAGGTTGACCAGATGCTCCTTGCCCGCCGGCACCGCAATCCCGTTCGTTCCGTAGGTATAAGCCAGGAACGTCATCGTCATGCCGCGGCGCTCCAGCGTGCAGGAACTGCGTCCCCCCGCTTCGGCCGCCGAACCCGCCGCGCATACGCCTATTTTGTCCCAATATTCGAGCGCGGACAACACGGCGGCTTCGCCTCTGTCCATCGTGTGGTTGTTCGCGGTCGACACGATATCGACGCCGGCCGCCTTCAGCGCGTCCCCGACTTCGTGCGGGCTGTTGAAACGCGGATAATCCGACAGCCCGAGCGCGGTTCCCCCGATGATGCTCTCGGAGTTGGCGAACGTCACGTCGGGTTCTTCGAGCATCGAAGCCACTTCCGCGAACATGGGTTTGAAGTCGTAGGAACCGCCTCCGCCCCGCCGCAGCGCGTCCCGATAAATCGAACCGTGAATCAGCACGTCGCCGACCGCCGCCAGCGATACCCGCGTCTCGGCGGGCGGGAGCGGCGACGGAGACGCCGTTGGCTTGGCCGTCTGGCTGGATGCACCGGCTTCGGCGGACGGCAGGGGGGCAGCGGAGCCTTCCGTTCCGACCGCATGCCCCCTGTCCGGCTCCGCAACGCTCGTACAGCCGGCCAGCGCCAGCATCGCCGCGAATACGGCAACAGACGTTTTCGCCAGCGCCGCGCGCCATCCGAGTCGGCCCTCTTGCCGTTTCGCCGCTCGATTGGCCGTTTGTGAGAACCCCGCGCTTTTTTCCATCGCGCTATCCAGACCCCCTCTGCGGATTGCCTGCCCGAGCCTGAAGGGGCCGGGCGTCTTTATCCGCATCTATGTATATGGCGTGAATGAAGTCCCCGTCAGGACAATCCCGCGAAAAAACGGCACGCCGCCTCCCGGTACCCCGGAGGCGTGGAGTGGCCCATAAACGGATAGGCTTCGATCTCTTTATCCTTGGACGCGATCCGATTGTAAGCGGCGAAGATCGTCTCCGGCATACAGACGAGATCCTTCAGCCCGGCCGTGACCCGGCAGGGAATCGTAATCCGGTGCGCGAGATTCATCACGTCGAAATAGCTTAGCGTGCGAAGGACGGCCTCGTATCGTTCCGGGAATCGGGTTACGTACTCCGCCGCTTCCGTCAGCGATCCGGTCGAATACAAAATGCCGTAATCGATGTGGCACATATTCGGAACGTGCGCGACCGCCGCCCGAATCCGCGGCTCTATTGCCGACGCGACCAGGGCGAGACCGCCTCCTTGGCTGACGCCGACGACAAAGACGCGGCGCTCGTCGATCTCCGGCAGCTGCAACGCCAGGCGGACGGCACGCAGAGCGTCGATGGAGATCGCCCGGTAATAGCATGTCTCGGGATCGAGAATGCCTTGCGTAATCCAGCCCTTCGTCATGCCGGTTTCCTGAGCGAGCGCGTTGCCCGTCTCGCCGCCCTGTCCGCGAACGTCGATCGCCAGCACCGCGTAACCCATCATCGTCCATGCCGCATGATCTTCGGGGTACCCTTTCGAGCCGGTATATCCGTGGAAAAAGACGATGCAAGGCTGTTTTTCGTCGGCCGACGCGTTCGGCGGCAGCATAAACCACGCATGAATCGGCGTGTTCGCCGCTCCGTCATAAATGATCTTGTACACGGGCGCGTTCGGAAAAGGGGATTTGATTTCCTCCCGCGTATACCGAACCTCGCTGCCCGCTTCCCGGTCGACCTTCTCCCAAAATTGTTCCAGATCCGGCTGCGCCGTCAGGTCGGGTTGCAACTGCTTCAACGCCTGGATGCGTTTGTCGATCGCGTTCATATCCTGTCAGACCCTCCTTGGTGTCCTGTCCCGGAAATCAGCCTTGCCGAACTGCCATGATACCGTTTATCTTGTCTATTATATCCTCTCGCAACAGGAAACGGGAGAAAAATTATAAAAGATTCGTGCATTTTTGGACCTTCGCGCAATGCCGCCCCGATCGCCCCCCAACCTGCCGAGCCTGCTGTCCGGCAGCGTTTCAAACCGCGCGGCTCGCCCGACCGCCGACGCCTCGCCCGGTCTGCTGCTCGACTCGGTTAACGATATCATTTATTGCTATCGCCCGAAATTCGTCTGCCGGAAACTAACTTAGCGATACAACATATCACTAACGCTCCCAATTTCTATTTCCCCCCACCCATTTTCTTCCTTTAGTAATATTTGATATAGCTAAAAGTATCCAAATCGGTCCGCACGCGACGGTTTATGATATTTTATACGTTTAAACTCTCGTGG
This genomic window contains:
- a CDS encoding acetylxylan esterase; its protein translation is MNAIDKRIQALKQLQPDLTAQPDLEQFWEKVDREAGSEVRYTREEIKSPFPNAPVYKIIYDGAANTPIHAWFMLPPNASADEKQPCIVFFHGYTGSKGYPEDHAAWTMMGYAVLAIDVRGQGGETGNALAQETGMTKGWITQGILDPETCYYRAISIDALRAVRLALQLPEIDERRVFVVGVSQGGGLALVASAIEPRIRAAVAHVPNMCHIDYGILYSTGSLTEAAEYVTRFPERYEAVLRTLSYFDVMNLAHRITIPCRVTAGLKDLVCMPETIFAAYNRIASKDKEIEAYPFMGHSTPPGYREAACRFFAGLS
- a CDS encoding CapA family protein, whose protein sequence is MEKSAGFSQTANRAAKRQEGRLGWRAALAKTSVAVFAAMLALAGCTSVAEPDRGHAVGTEGSAAPLPSAEAGASSQTAKPTASPSPLPPAETRVSLAAVGDVLIHGSIYRDALRRGGGGSYDFKPMFAEVASMLEEPDVTFANSESIIGGTALGLSDYPRFNSPHEVGDALKAAGVDIVSTANNHTMDRGEAAVLSALEYWDKIGVCAAGSAAEAGGRSSCTLERRGMTMTFLAYTYGTNGIAVPAGKEHLVNLIDRDRISSDIRAARSKADAVIVSLHFGNEYQTMPNEEQKSLAKLAVDSGAHVVLGHHAHVLQPTEWLPTPDGGQALVVYSLGNFLAAQEAAKFERRLGGILSLELVRRLGPDGRLTVTVEKPRFVPTYIEFSAWKNFRIVPFTKETKLEGGISAAAKYEEYRKHMTQWMPELAYGLPER